The following are encoded together in the Lathyrus oleraceus cultivar Zhongwan6 chromosome 3, CAAS_Psat_ZW6_1.0, whole genome shotgun sequence genome:
- the LOC127126595 gene encoding germin-like protein subfamily 1 member 7, protein MKVLYFLVTILALASSPSFAYDPSPLQDFCVAIQDPKDAVFVNGKFCKDPALVKAEDFFEHVNPGNTSNALGSQVTAVTVDQLFGLNTLGISLARIDFAPKGLNPPHTHPRGTEILIVLEGTLYVGFVTSNQDKNRLFTKVLNKGDVFVFPIGLIHFQLNVGYGNAVAIAGLSSQNPGVITIANALFKSNPPISDEVLTKAFQVDKSIIDYLQKQSWYDNN, encoded by the exons ATGAAGGTCCTTTACTTCCTTGTTACCATCTTGGCTTTGGCATCTTCTCCTTCCTTTGCTTATGACCCTAGTCCTCTCCAAGACTTTTGTGTTGCAATTCAAGATCCCAAAGATGCTG TATTTGTGAATGGAAAGTTCTGTAAAGACCCTGCGTTAGTTAAAGCTGAAGATTTCTTCGAACATGTTAATCCTGGAAATACCTCAAACGCATTAGGCTCTCAAGTGACTGCAGTCACTGTAGATCAACTATTCGGACTAAACACACTCGGCATATCTTTGGCTCGCATTGATTTTGCACCTAAGGGTTTAAATCCACCCCACACTCACCCTCGAGGCACTGAGATCCTTATAGTTCTTGAAGGCACCCTTTATGTTGGATTTGTCACTTCCAATCAAGATAAAAATCGTCTCTTCACCAAAGTGCTCAACAAGGGTGATGTATTTGTGTTTCCTATCGGTCTCATCCACTTTCAACTAAATGTGGGATACGGTAATGCCGTTGCAATTGCTGGACTTAGCAGTCAAAATCCAGGAGTTATTACTATTGCAAATGCGTTGTTCAAATCTAATCCCCCTATTTCTGACGAGGTTCTTACCAAAGCTTTTCAAGTAGATAAGAGCATCATTGATTATCTTCAAAAGCAGTCTTGGTACGACAACAACTAA